A window from Desulfovibrio subterraneus encodes these proteins:
- a CDS encoding serine/threonine protein kinase, which produces MSAEVRELVRTYLPEFPIQYCKSLVTDTTQFMSIDYGHVIELGDVHYMVYKNEAERRFGLEDPKYWVKRCHELETGKRKILKLEFFETFPVQVGKFRVECYRSPDKESRILDIVRGDSRFMQGITIKDAAGRNVRVLEIVNGRRLDLTVDRIDVEHDVYFREHLPGLLRRYLEAVRAIGMLHRHGERHGDIRRDHLYVEHGTGNLCWIDFDYTFHSYEHPFGLDLFGLGNILVFLVGKANITVQSLEGMGLAERLEGRLSSDDLSIVIPNRIVNLRKIYPYVPEALNRVLMHFSNSAEVFYTTTDELLADLEPCVEALESEYGRKPE; this is translated from the coding sequence ATGTCTGCCGAAGTACGAGAACTGGTAAGAACCTATCTCCCTGAATTCCCCATACAATATTGCAAGAGTCTGGTAACGGACACCACCCAGTTCATGTCCATTGACTACGGACACGTCATAGAACTCGGCGATGTTCATTACATGGTCTACAAAAACGAGGCGGAACGTCGCTTCGGACTTGAAGACCCCAAATACTGGGTCAAGCGCTGCCATGAACTTGAAACGGGCAAACGCAAGATTCTCAAGCTCGAATTCTTCGAGACCTTTCCTGTTCAGGTGGGCAAATTCCGTGTGGAATGTTACCGCAGCCCGGACAAGGAATCGCGCATTCTCGACATCGTGCGGGGTGATTCCCGCTTCATGCAGGGCATAACCATAAAGGATGCGGCAGGACGCAACGTGCGCGTGCTGGAGATAGTCAACGGCAGGCGGCTGGACCTGACCGTGGACCGCATCGATGTCGAGCATGACGTCTACTTCCGCGAGCATCTGCCCGGCCTGCTGCGCAGGTATCTCGAAGCAGTACGAGCCATAGGCATGCTGCACCGCCACGGAGAACGGCATGGAGACATCCGCCGCGACCATCTGTATGTGGAGCACGGAACCGGCAACCTGTGCTGGATAGACTTCGACTACACCTTCCATTCCTACGAGCATCCCTTCGGGCTGGACCTGTTCGGCCTCGGCAACATTCTGGTCTTTCTTGTCGGCAAGGCGAACATCACGGTGCAGTCTCTTGAAGGAATGGGACTTGCGGAACGGCTGGAAGGCAGGCTCTCATCCGACGATCTTTCCATCGTCATTCCCAACCGCATCGTGAACCTGCGAAAGATATACCCCTATGTGCCGGAAGCGCTGAACAGGGTGCTCATGCATTTTTCCAACAGCGCCGAGGTGTTCTATACCACCACGGACGAGTTGCTCGCAGACCTTGAGCCATGTGTGGAAGCGCTGGAAAGTGAATACGGTCGCAAGCCGGAATAA
- a CDS encoding universal stress protein: MNNKRILIAFDSSEHAFRAVSYTGEMVADMPDVHITLLLVERLPDRDFFPDEEQWRAECGERVRTRKEALAQARAILETAGVKPDAITVNYMVSCKSPFEEALVCSTGESVVEDILRTQREGDYGTVVVGRRGVSKTEAFMFGSVSNRIVQETHTCTVWIVS, translated from the coding sequence ATGAACAACAAGCGTATTCTCATAGCGTTCGATTCGTCGGAACACGCCTTCAGAGCGGTTTCATACACCGGTGAGATGGTCGCAGACATGCCGGATGTGCATATTACCCTATTGCTGGTGGAGCGCCTGCCAGACAGGGATTTCTTTCCCGACGAGGAACAGTGGCGGGCCGAATGCGGCGAGCGCGTTCGTACCCGCAAGGAAGCCCTTGCGCAGGCACGCGCCATTCTTGAAACGGCGGGAGTAAAGCCGGATGCCATCACCGTCAATTACATGGTGAGCTGCAAGTCGCCCTTTGAAGAAGCCCTTGTGTGCAGCACCGGCGAAAGCGTGGTGGAGGATATTCTGCGCACCCAGCGCGAAGGCGACTACGGCACCGTGGTTGTTGGCAGACGGGGTGTTTCCAAGACGGAAGCATTCATGTTCGGCAGCGTTTCCAACAGGATCGTGCAGGAGACACACACCTGCACCGTATGGATTGTGAGCTAG
- a CDS encoding glycosyltransferase, whose amino-acid sequence MKVLFIHPNFPAQFRHMAARLAQFSENQVVFACTNARPEWDIANVRKVQFGTRFQPPADGHRLANFYERAVAQGEAGYVLCRKLVQSGFMPDVVVGHSGWGATMYVRDALPTTPFVGYFEWYYNAQGADVGFDPAEKVGETHRMNLRTRNAVILNDLEACCIGQLPTRWQASQFPVRYHDKLAVRHDGVDTGFFAPLPAAELEKGLVLPGLDLTGVREIVTYATRGMEPYRGFPQFMEALPRILAERPNAHVLVVGEDRVCYGKPPAQGGSWKSLMLEKLKGTAGMDRVHFTGLLPYGQYRLVLQHSLAHVYLTRPFVLSWSMLEAMSCGVPLIASATAPVEEVVEHERNGLLVDFFSADAVAAAVCKALAEPAAMLPMRRQARKTILERFSLERLLPGNIRLVTEAAQGRFAPR is encoded by the coding sequence ATGAAAGTTCTGTTCATCCATCCCAATTTCCCTGCCCAGTTCCGGCATATGGCAGCGCGGCTTGCCCAGTTCTCTGAGAACCAGGTGGTATTTGCCTGCACCAATGCCCGCCCTGAGTGGGATATTGCCAATGTGCGCAAGGTGCAGTTCGGCACACGGTTTCAGCCCCCGGCGGACGGCCACCGGCTGGCAAACTTTTATGAACGCGCAGTGGCGCAGGGGGAGGCCGGATATGTGCTGTGCCGCAAGCTGGTGCAGTCCGGTTTCATGCCAGACGTGGTGGTGGGGCATTCTGGGTGGGGGGCAACCATGTATGTGCGCGATGCCCTGCCTACGACCCCCTTTGTGGGCTATTTCGAGTGGTACTACAACGCGCAGGGAGCTGATGTGGGCTTTGACCCTGCCGAAAAGGTGGGGGAGACGCATCGCATGAATCTGCGAACCCGCAATGCCGTCATTCTCAACGATCTGGAAGCCTGTTGCATAGGGCAGCTGCCCACACGCTGGCAGGCATCGCAGTTTCCGGTCCGCTACCATGACAAGCTGGCCGTGCGTCACGACGGGGTGGACACGGGATTCTTTGCGCCACTGCCCGCCGCAGAGCTGGAAAAGGGACTCGTGCTTCCGGGGCTGGACCTGACCGGCGTGCGCGAAATAGTCACTTACGCCACACGGGGCATGGAGCCGTATCGCGGTTTTCCGCAGTTCATGGAGGCCTTGCCGCGCATCCTTGCGGAACGGCCGAACGCGCATGTGCTTGTGGTGGGTGAAGACAGGGTCTGTTACGGCAAGCCTCCGGCGCAGGGTGGAAGCTGGAAAAGCCTGATGCTGGAAAAACTCAAAGGAACAGCGGGCATGGACAGGGTGCATTTTACAGGTCTGTTGCCATACGGCCAGTACCGGCTTGTCCTGCAGCACTCGCTGGCGCATGTGTATCTGACACGGCCCTTTGTGCTTTCATGGTCCATGCTGGAAGCCATGAGCTGCGGGGTGCCGCTCATAGCCTCTGCCACTGCGCCGGTTGAAGAAGTGGTGGAGCATGAGCGCAACGGTCTGCTGGTGGATTTCTTTTCAGCCGACGCCGTGGCCGCAGCCGTGTGCAAGGCCCTTGCGGAGCCCGCCGCAATGCTGCCCATGCGCAGGCAGGCGCGCAAAACGATCCTTGAGCGGTTCAGTCTTGAACGCCTGCTGCCGGGGAATATCCGGCTGGTGACGGAAGCCGCGCAAGGGCGCTTTGCCCCCCGCTAG
- the purT gene encoding formate-dependent phosphoribosylglycinamide formyltransferase, with amino-acid sequence MASIGTPLTPSATKIMLLGSGELGKEVAIEAMRLGAEVIAVDRYDNAPAMQVAHRSYPMNMLDGAALRRIIETEKPDLIVPEIEAIATDTLVELEKEGFTVVPTARATRLTMNREGIRRLAAEELGLSTSAYRFADTEEEYRAAIAAIGLPCVVKPVMSSSGKGQSTVKTEADIDKAWAYSQEGGRTGSGRIIVEGFVEFDYEITQLTVRHVGGTSYCDPIGHLQVDGDYRLSWQPQPMSAKAMEEARRVAKVITDALGGHGIFGVELFIKGDSVIFSEVSPRPHDTGLVTVISQNMSEFALHARAILGLPIPAITQRGPAASSVVLVEGNGTGPTFGNLDKALAEPETQLLLFGKAEVKGKRRLGVALALADTIEEAKAKAQRVSSAVTVAF; translated from the coding sequence ATGGCTTCCATCGGAACCCCTCTTACCCCGTCCGCGACCAAAATAATGCTGCTCGGCTCCGGCGAGCTGGGCAAGGAAGTCGCCATCGAGGCAATGCGTCTCGGTGCTGAAGTGATTGCCGTGGACCGCTATGATAACGCCCCCGCCATGCAGGTTGCGCACCGCTCGTACCCGATGAATATGCTCGACGGAGCCGCTCTGCGCAGGATCATCGAAACCGAGAAGCCCGACCTGATCGTGCCGGAAATCGAAGCCATTGCCACCGACACCCTTGTGGAACTGGAAAAGGAAGGCTTCACCGTGGTGCCCACCGCACGCGCCACCCGCCTGACCATGAACCGCGAAGGCATCCGCAGGCTGGCTGCGGAAGAACTGGGCCTGTCCACCTCTGCCTACCGCTTTGCGGATACGGAAGAAGAATACCGCGCCGCTATTGCCGCCATCGGCCTGCCCTGCGTGGTCAAGCCTGTCATGAGCTCCTCCGGCAAGGGCCAGAGCACCGTGAAGACCGAGGCCGATATCGACAAGGCATGGGCCTATTCGCAGGAAGGCGGTCGCACCGGCAGCGGACGTATTATCGTGGAAGGCTTTGTCGAATTTGACTACGAAATTACCCAGCTGACTGTGCGCCACGTGGGCGGCACCAGCTATTGCGACCCCATCGGCCATCTGCAGGTGGACGGCGACTACCGCCTTTCGTGGCAGCCGCAGCCCATGAGCGCCAAGGCCATGGAAGAGGCCCGTCGCGTTGCCAAGGTGATTACCGATGCACTGGGCGGACACGGCATTTTCGGTGTCGAACTGTTCATCAAGGGCGATTCCGTCATCTTCAGCGAAGTTTCTCCCCGTCCCCACGACACCGGGCTCGTGACGGTGATTTCCCAGAACATGAGCGAGTTTGCGCTGCACGCCCGCGCCATTCTGGGACTGCCCATTCCCGCCATTACCCAGCGTGGCCCTGCCGCTTCCAGCGTTGTGCTGGTGGAAGGTAACGGCACCGGCCCCACCTTCGGCAATCTCGACAAGGCACTTGCCGAGCCCGAGACCCAGCTGCTGCTGTTCGGCAAGGCTGAAGTGAAGGGCAAGCGCCGCCTCGGCGTGGCACTGGCACTGGCCGATACCATTGAAGAAGCCAAGGCCAAGGCGCAGCGGGTGTCTTCCGCAGTCACCGTGGCCTTCTAG
- a CDS encoding FIST N-terminal domain-containing protein yields MTAISVRTAMSVAADAHTAVRDIAQGVTQPDMSVVIFFTSVRFDLPELGRCLQQAFDCPVIGCTSAGEFVSGMGYQKGSMVAASISSRELAVRPVLVEGITDFSGEQAARLVSELVAAPVEQDNAAGTFALLMIDGLAGAEEQVVYSLQKAFGSIPVVGGSAGDDFNWRETFVYHDGTFHSGVALLTLFETNLPFAVLQTQHFIRSEVRFEITSANPETRTVFTINNRPAATVYAEAVGVSENELTPAHVSLHPLILWVGGQHYVRSVREALPDGSITFNSAVEEGLVLYLGTGHDIVANLENALEDSLVKVPYPKLLIGFECAHRRLEVEAQGLADRVRLVLDRMENIGFHTYGEQVDSLHVNQTFTGVIIGDHF; encoded by the coding sequence TTGACTGCCATTTCAGTTCGTACCGCCATGTCTGTTGCAGCAGACGCACACACTGCCGTGAGAGATATCGCGCAGGGGGTGACCCAGCCTGATATGTCCGTGGTCATTTTTTTCACGTCGGTGCGTTTCGACCTGCCCGAGCTTGGCAGGTGCCTGCAGCAGGCATTTGATTGTCCCGTTATCGGTTGTACCTCGGCCGGTGAATTTGTTTCCGGCATGGGGTACCAGAAGGGGAGTATGGTGGCTGCCAGCATCAGTTCGCGGGAACTGGCTGTGCGGCCGGTGCTTGTTGAGGGTATAACAGACTTCTCCGGTGAACAGGCCGCACGGCTGGTCAGCGAACTCGTCGCTGCTCCGGTGGAGCAGGACAATGCGGCAGGTACATTTGCCCTGCTGATGATAGACGGCCTTGCCGGTGCCGAGGAACAGGTCGTTTACAGCCTGCAAAAGGCCTTTGGCTCCATTCCTGTGGTGGGCGGTTCTGCGGGGGACGATTTCAACTGGCGCGAAACCTTTGTCTACCACGACGGAACGTTTCATTCCGGAGTGGCGCTGCTTACGCTGTTTGAAACGAATCTGCCATTCGCGGTGCTGCAGACCCAGCACTTCATACGTTCCGAAGTTCGCTTCGAGATCACCTCTGCCAATCCTGAAACCCGAACCGTTTTCACCATCAATAACAGACCGGCGGCTACCGTGTATGCGGAGGCGGTGGGTGTGTCCGAAAACGAACTGACACCGGCACACGTATCCTTGCATCCGCTTATTCTCTGGGTGGGAGGGCAGCATTATGTGCGCTCGGTGCGTGAGGCGCTGCCCGACGGCAGCATTACCTTCAACAGTGCCGTGGAAGAGGGGCTGGTGCTGTATCTCGGCACGGGCCACGACATCGTCGCCAATCTTGAAAACGCCCTTGAAGACAGCCTTGTGAAGGTGCCATATCCCAAACTGCTCATCGGCTTTGAATGTGCCCACCGGCGGCTGGAGGTGGAAGCGCAGGGGCTTGCTGATAGGGTCCGGCTTGTACTGGACAGGATGGAAAACATAGGGTTTCACACGTATGGCGAGCAGGTGGATTCCCTGCATGTGAACCAGACGTTTACGGGTGTTATCATCGGCGACCATTTTTGA
- a CDS encoding sigma-54-dependent transcriptional regulator yields the protein MPQTLQERILLVEDDPAFGTMLNEALDAKGYRVQRVSRAEDGLARLRTERFDLILTDVKLPGMSGLESIPHLKQMAPESDIIVMTAFSTKEMAVEAVRQGAYDFFSKPFSLSELEIVVRRCMEKRQLQKKLAQLRSNLLSSGPAGCIVGESTAIRMVKERIERIAPLETTVLILGESGTGKELVSDTVHALSPRAGNPFIRVNCAAIPENLFENELFGHEKGAFTGAAQSQAGKFELADKGTILLDEIGDMPLSIQPKLLRVVEQKQVERLGGRKPVSLDVRIIAATNQHLEELMREKRFREDLYYRLNVAVIQLPALRKRKEDIPLLARHFLNRIRTQLALDVEGFTPGAEAALQAYDWPGNVRQLANVLEGLAISAAPGRIEERHVHRALRGTGEPASAQDLPQDEWSPHRCLASLPHGPINLKDSIATVERNLIINALQRTRGNQKEAAALLALNPKNLWAKMQKHDILSTEIEAPLL from the coding sequence ATGCCCCAAACGCTTCAGGAACGCATCCTGCTCGTCGAAGACGACCCAGCCTTCGGAACCATGCTCAACGAAGCCCTCGATGCCAAAGGCTATCGGGTGCAACGGGTTTCACGGGCGGAAGACGGACTTGCACGTCTGCGGACAGAGCGCTTCGACCTCATCCTCACAGACGTGAAGCTGCCCGGCATGTCCGGTCTTGAATCCATCCCCCACCTGAAGCAGATGGCGCCTGAGAGCGACATCATCGTCATGACGGCTTTTTCTACCAAGGAAATGGCCGTGGAAGCCGTGCGTCAGGGGGCGTATGACTTTTTCTCCAAGCCGTTCAGCCTGAGCGAACTGGAGATAGTGGTCCGCCGCTGCATGGAAAAACGGCAGTTGCAGAAAAAACTGGCCCAGTTGCGTTCCAACCTGCTGAGCAGCGGTCCCGCAGGGTGCATTGTCGGCGAAAGCACCGCCATACGCATGGTCAAGGAACGCATCGAACGCATTGCCCCGCTGGAAACAACCGTCCTTATTCTCGGGGAATCCGGCACCGGCAAGGAGCTGGTTTCCGACACCGTGCACGCTCTCTCGCCCCGCGCAGGCAACCCCTTCATACGCGTAAACTGCGCCGCCATTCCCGAAAACCTGTTTGAAAACGAACTCTTCGGCCACGAAAAGGGTGCCTTTACCGGTGCTGCCCAGTCGCAGGCGGGCAAATTCGAACTGGCGGACAAGGGTACCATCCTGCTGGATGAAATCGGCGACATGCCGCTCTCCATCCAGCCCAAGCTGCTGCGCGTGGTGGAACAGAAGCAGGTGGAACGCCTTGGCGGACGCAAACCCGTCTCGCTGGATGTACGCATCATCGCTGCCACCAACCAGCACCTTGAAGAACTCATGCGGGAAAAGCGTTTCCGTGAAGACCTCTACTATCGCCTGAACGTGGCCGTCATCCAGCTGCCTGCCCTGCGCAAGCGCAAAGAAGATATCCCCCTTCTCGCCCGTCACTTCCTCAACCGTATCCGCACCCAACTGGCACTGGACGTGGAAGGCTTCACCCCCGGTGCGGAAGCGGCATTGCAGGCCTATGACTGGCCGGGCAACGTGCGCCAGCTTGCCAACGTGCTGGAAGGGCTTGCCATCAGCGCCGCCCCGGGACGCATTGAAGAGCGCCACGTGCACAGAGCGCTGCGAGGTACAGGCGAACCCGCCTCTGCCCAGGATTTGCCGCAGGACGAATGGTCCCCCCACAGGTGCCTCGCATCGCTGCCTCACGGCCCCATCAACCTGAAGGACAGTATAGCCACGGTGGAGAGAAACCTGATCATCAACGCACTCCAGCGTACCCGTGGCAACCAGAAGGAAGCGGCCGCACTGCTCGCGCTGAATCCCAAAAATCTCTGGGCCAAGATGCAGAAGCACGACATCCTGTCCACCGAAATTGAAGCGCCGCTCCTGTAG
- a CDS encoding Flp family type IVb pilin: MRTIMNFIREEEGATALEYGLLAALIAGVLAGAVTLLGNQIKTVFDDLTTKMTI, from the coding sequence ATGCGTACCATCATGAATTTCATCCGTGAAGAAGAAGGCGCCACTGCTCTGGAATACGGTCTGCTGGCCGCTCTTATCGCAGGCGTTCTGGCCGGTGCAGTCACCCTGCTGGGCAACCAGATCAAGACTGTGTTCGACGATCTGACCACCAAGATGACCATCTAA
- a CDS encoding A24 family peptidase, with protein MQAYLNLLLAAVLLIATVTDLKGQRIPNWLTFPAMAFALAFHGITQGLDGLAFSLSGLTLGFGVMILPYLFGAMGAGDVKLMMAAGAFLGFSLTLQAFLLTSLAGGLYAIIMLARHMDVLKKVFAALRDTAVLFFVTRQFAYVRQADDKRFPRLCYGVAIAAGTLGAMVITWGPAGFIPAQWM; from the coding sequence ATGCAAGCTTACCTGAACCTTCTTCTCGCAGCCGTATTGCTCATCGCAACGGTCACAGACCTGAAGGGGCAGCGCATTCCCAACTGGCTCACCTTCCCCGCCATGGCATTTGCCCTCGCCTTTCACGGCATAACCCAGGGTCTGGATGGTCTGGCATTCAGTCTTTCCGGCCTGACCCTCGGTTTTGGCGTGATGATCCTTCCCTATCTCTTCGGCGCAATGGGCGCCGGTGACGTCAAGCTCATGATGGCGGCCGGTGCCTTTCTCGGTTTCTCCCTCACCCTGCAGGCATTTCTGCTCACCAGCCTCGCCGGCGGTCTGTACGCCATTATCATGCTGGCAAGGCACATGGATGTTCTCAAGAAGGTCTTTGCCGCCCTGCGGGATACGGCCGTGCTCTTTTTCGTCACACGGCAGTTCGCCTATGTGCGGCAGGCCGACGACAAGCGTTTTCCGCGACTGTGTTACGGGGTGGCCATTGCAGCAGGCACTCTGGGAGCCATGGTCATCACTTGGGGTCCGGCCGGATTCATCCCGGCCCAGTGGATGTAA
- the cpaB gene encoding Flp pilus assembly protein CpaB, translating to MRASTIIPIALGLVLSLGAGFLVFSWMQGNQKRQEVQAPKTIAVVVSAQQIAKGTKLTEAHLKLASFLPESVPSGTFSETTALIGRVVATPVEQGEVLTAGRLLDDTVQYGGVSTLISPGMRAIAVKGNQILGIAGFIRPGNRVDILVTIDDERRTHDKAVTKTVLENIRVIATGTELEQKGDDKETSSVDVYTLEMAPKDTEILALAATRGTLHFALRNPADAESITTKGTDVPDTLAALSPPKPKPKPAVKKPETVVEIITGTNRQTMRFAQ from the coding sequence ATGCGCGCTTCAACTATCATTCCCATAGCTCTCGGGCTCGTCCTTTCGCTCGGTGCCGGTTTTCTGGTCTTCTCATGGATGCAGGGCAACCAGAAGCGTCAGGAAGTGCAGGCCCCGAAAACCATTGCAGTTGTGGTTTCCGCACAGCAGATTGCCAAGGGTACCAAGCTGACCGAAGCCCACCTCAAGCTGGCCTCCTTCCTGCCCGAAAGCGTCCCTTCAGGCACTTTTTCCGAAACGACAGCCCTTATCGGCCGCGTGGTTGCAACCCCCGTTGAACAGGGTGAAGTGCTCACGGCGGGCCGCCTGCTCGACGACACGGTGCAGTACGGCGGCGTTTCCACCCTCATCAGCCCCGGCATGCGTGCCATTGCCGTGAAGGGCAACCAGATTCTCGGCATTGCCGGTTTCATCCGCCCCGGCAACCGTGTGGACATCCTCGTAACCATTGATGACGAACGCCGCACCCACGACAAGGCCGTAACCAAGACCGTTCTTGAGAACATCCGCGTCATCGCCACAGGCACGGAGCTGGAGCAGAAGGGCGACGACAAGGAAACCTCTTCCGTCGACGTATACACCCTTGAAATGGCTCCCAAAGACACTGAAATACTCGCCCTTGCCGCCACCAGAGGCACCCTGCACTTTGCCCTGCGCAACCCCGCTGACGCTGAATCCATAACCACCAAGGGGACCGACGTGCCGGATACGCTGGCTGCTCTTTCGCCCCCCAAGCCGAAACCCAAGCCCGCCGTCAAGAAGCCCGAAACCGTGGTTGAAATCATTACCGGCACCAACCGTCAGACCATGAGGTTCGCACAATGA
- a CDS encoding type II and III secretion system protein family protein: MKRLHFAIACFMVALTCAVSPVQAADPNPVPISARITPQSVEIVKGKSEIISLPVPAARVSIADPETADIVLLSPWQVYVTGKIPGVTSLTLWARTGDLVGLYDIRVTADIAHLKEMLHRLLPSESDIRVMGTGDKITLSGTVTSAASLSTALEIAETYAPEKVTNLLGVGGVHQVMLEVKIAEMHRTVLDRFGIDLAYAFKGDFAYSLLNNLFYLDPTKGAISMGQSAAVVNPARNGLVRMSSGGVTLTGFLDVLKQNGLVRVLAEPTLICRSGEDAQFLVGGEIPIPIPQGFGTIAIEYKQYGVQLVFSPTVVSGNLISLKVFPEVSELDYSNTIQIGGMTIPAISTRRASTVVELGNGQSFAIAGLLHNQVRENMKKYPGLGEIPILGTLFRSSEFSKQETELIIIVTPHLTKPLDVAQQKLPTDNYVEPTEMEFFFHGKMEGERPTPAARIKPVSNTGSVDGSVQPDSGMEGDFGHIIPQ; encoded by the coding sequence ATGAAACGCCTGCATTTTGCCATAGCCTGCTTCATGGTTGCCCTGACCTGCGCCGTATCCCCCGTGCAGGCCGCAGATCCCAACCCCGTGCCGATTTCTGCCCGGATCACTCCCCAGAGTGTTGAGATCGTCAAGGGCAAGTCCGAGATTATCTCTCTGCCCGTTCCCGCAGCCAGAGTTTCCATTGCTGATCCCGAAACCGCAGATATCGTGCTGCTCTCTCCCTGGCAGGTATATGTCACCGGCAAAATCCCCGGCGTAACCAGCCTTACCCTGTGGGCGCGCACCGGCGATCTGGTCGGTTTATATGATATCCGCGTCACAGCCGACATTGCCCACCTGAAGGAAATGCTCCACCGGCTGCTGCCTTCAGAATCCGATATCCGCGTTATGGGTACCGGCGACAAGATTACCCTGTCCGGCACTGTGACCAGCGCCGCCAGCCTTTCCACAGCTCTGGAAATAGCGGAAACGTATGCCCCCGAAAAAGTGACCAACCTGCTCGGCGTCGGCGGTGTGCATCAGGTCATGCTGGAAGTAAAAATAGCAGAGATGCATCGCACCGTGCTGGACCGTTTCGGCATCGACCTTGCCTATGCCTTCAAGGGCGACTTTGCCTACTCGCTGCTGAACAACCTGTTCTATCTGGACCCCACCAAGGGTGCCATTTCCATGGGGCAAAGCGCAGCCGTGGTAAACCCCGCCCGTAACGGGCTGGTCCGCATGAGTTCCGGCGGAGTGACCCTTACCGGCTTTCTTGACGTGCTCAAGCAGAACGGCCTTGTCCGTGTGCTTGCAGAGCCCACGCTCATCTGCCGCAGCGGTGAAGACGCCCAGTTCCTCGTGGGTGGCGAAATCCCCATCCCCATCCCGCAGGGTTTCGGCACCATCGCCATCGAATATAAGCAATACGGCGTGCAGCTCGTGTTCAGCCCCACCGTGGTTTCCGGCAATCTCATCAGCCTGAAGGTATTCCCCGAGGTATCCGAGCTGGACTACTCCAACACCATTCAGATCGGCGGCATGACCATTCCGGCCATCAGCACCCGCCGCGCCTCCACCGTGGTGGAGCTGGGCAACGGACAGAGCTTTGCCATTGCGGGCCTGCTGCACAACCAGGTTCGCGAGAACATGAAGAAGTATCCCGGCCTCGGCGAGATACCCATCCTCGGCACGCTGTTCCGCTCCAGCGAATTCAGCAAGCAGGAGACCGAACTCATCATCATCGTTACCCCGCACCTGACCAAGCCGCTGGATGTTGCCCAGCAGAAGCTGCCCACCGACAACTATGTGGAACCCACAGAAATGGAATTTTTCTTCCACGGCAAGATGGAGGGCGAACGCCCGACCCCCGCAGCACGGATCAAGCCCGTAAGCAACACAGGTTCAGTTGATGGCTCCGTCCAGCCCGACTCGGGCATGGAAGGCGATTTCGGCCACATCATTCCCCAATAG